A genomic stretch from Arvicanthis niloticus isolate mArvNil1 chromosome 12, mArvNil1.pat.X, whole genome shotgun sequence includes:
- the LOC117717497 gene encoding keratin-associated protein 20-2-like, giving the protein MCYYDQYYGGLGYGYGGLGYGYGCGYGGYGYGCCRPLCCRSYWSYGFY; this is encoded by the coding sequence ATGTGTTACTATGATCAGTACTATGGAGGTCTGGGCTATGGTTATGGTGGCctaggctatggctatggctgtggctatggTGGCTATGGTTATGGTTGCTGCCGCCCACTGTGTTGTAGAAGCTATTGGTCTTATGGTTTCTACTGA